A region of Caballeronia insecticola DNA encodes the following proteins:
- a CDS encoding cupin domain-containing protein, which translates to MSKLIQDIAPLGAGIGEFTRLDYGMNESDWRAAQGPSGNYVIGWWEGKAGAVDFPATTADEAVWLVEGRIALTDVNGGRREFTAGQGYLLPAGFAGRWETIEDAKKFYVVLEPQQ; encoded by the coding sequence ATGAGCAAGCTGATTCAGGACATCGCGCCGCTGGGCGCAGGCATCGGAGAGTTCACGCGGCTGGACTACGGCATGAACGAAAGCGACTGGCGCGCGGCGCAAGGTCCGAGCGGCAACTACGTGATTGGCTGGTGGGAAGGCAAGGCGGGCGCGGTCGATTTCCCCGCGACGACGGCCGACGAAGCGGTCTGGCTCGTCGAAGGCAGGATCGCGCTCACCGATGTGAACGGCGGACGACGCGAGTTCACGGCGGGGCAGGGCTATCTCTTGCCGGCGGGCTTCGCGGGCCGCTGGGAAACCATCGAGGATGCGAAGAAGTTCTACGTCGTGCTCGAACCGCAGCAATAA
- a CDS encoding helix-turn-helix transcriptional regulator, translating to MLLNVPPLNHDQTDFPLSFKTLGTVIEAVGTPDFVPRLTLLLNEVVPINVVHIERSRVDSSKPMGFRCEWIGSSGVGMDSSVISDVMTLYYDRFYDRDPLFAGIRGKVGTLLVVRDIGAIPPGEFRQRLFDEASIAHECVLARGTRHAQDSIALERALDAPPFSLAEMNRFRNVSEFLFPLLELHASMSAAKRVAHPTSFLHPLAQFDARIAGDQVRLSKREYEICAHLITGRTVPEAAEIIGVRIGTAESYVKRAFAKLGVRTKRDLIAWGQACPHSPTL from the coding sequence ATGCTGCTCAACGTACCCCCGCTCAATCACGACCAGACCGACTTCCCGCTCTCGTTCAAGACGCTCGGCACGGTCATCGAAGCTGTCGGCACGCCCGATTTCGTGCCGCGTCTCACGCTGCTTCTCAATGAAGTCGTGCCGATCAACGTCGTGCATATCGAGCGCTCGCGAGTCGATAGCAGCAAGCCCATGGGCTTTCGTTGCGAATGGATCGGCAGCAGCGGCGTGGGCATGGACTCGAGCGTGATCTCCGATGTGATGACGCTCTACTACGACCGCTTCTACGACCGCGATCCGCTCTTCGCGGGCATTCGCGGCAAGGTCGGCACGCTGCTCGTGGTGCGCGACATCGGCGCGATTCCGCCGGGCGAATTTCGTCAGCGTCTCTTCGACGAAGCATCGATCGCGCACGAATGCGTGCTCGCGCGCGGCACGCGTCATGCGCAGGATTCCATCGCGCTCGAACGCGCACTCGATGCGCCGCCGTTTTCGCTCGCCGAGATGAACCGCTTTCGCAACGTGAGCGAGTTTCTGTTTCCGCTGCTGGAGTTGCACGCATCGATGAGCGCCGCGAAACGCGTCGCGCATCCCACGTCGTTTCTGCATCCGCTCGCGCAGTTCGACGCGCGCATCGCCGGCGATCAGGTGCGCTTGTCCAAACGCGAATACGAAATCTGCGCGCATCTGATCACGGGGCGCACGGTGCCCGAGGCCGCGGAGATCATCGGCGTGCGTATCGGCACGGCCGAGTCTTATGTGAAGCGCGCATTCGCGAAGCTCGGCGTGCGCACCAAGCGCGATCTGATCGCATGGGGCCAGGCTTGCCCTCATTCGCCGACGCTCTGA
- the speB gene encoding agmatinase → MQRELNQPLGGNDMPRFGGIATMMRLPQASSTEGLDACFVGVPLDIGTSNRSGARFGPRQIRSESVLLRPYNMATRAAPFDSLQVADIGDVATNPYDLKDSMRLIESAYDAIVANGCRPITLGGDHTIAWPILRALHKKYGKVAVVHVDAHADVNDTMFGEKIAHGTPFRRAVEDGLLQCDKVTQIGLRGTGYHADDFDWCRAQGFTVVQAEACWNRSLAPLMEEVRARVGDSPVYLSFDIDGLDPAFAPGTGTPEVGGLSVQQGLEIVRGMKGLNVVGADLVEVSPPYDQAGTTALVGANLAFEMLCVMPGVRYR, encoded by the coding sequence ATGCAGCGCGAACTCAACCAGCCGCTCGGCGGCAACGACATGCCGCGATTCGGCGGCATTGCCACGATGATGCGTTTGCCACAGGCGAGCAGCACCGAAGGCCTCGATGCGTGTTTTGTCGGCGTGCCGCTCGATATCGGCACGTCGAACCGCTCGGGCGCGCGCTTCGGTCCGCGTCAGATCCGCTCGGAATCGGTGCTGCTGCGTCCCTACAACATGGCGACGCGCGCCGCGCCTTTCGATTCGCTGCAAGTAGCCGATATCGGCGACGTCGCCACCAATCCCTATGATCTGAAAGACTCGATGCGTCTGATCGAATCGGCTTACGATGCGATCGTTGCGAACGGCTGCCGCCCGATCACGCTCGGCGGCGACCATACGATCGCATGGCCGATCCTGCGCGCGCTGCACAAGAAGTACGGCAAGGTGGCCGTGGTACACGTCGATGCACACGCCGATGTCAACGACACCATGTTCGGCGAGAAAATCGCGCACGGCACGCCGTTTCGTCGCGCGGTGGAAGACGGTCTGCTCCAGTGCGACAAGGTCACGCAAATCGGCTTGCGCGGCACCGGCTATCACGCCGACGATTTCGACTGGTGCCGCGCGCAGGGCTTCACGGTCGTGCAGGCCGAAGCGTGCTGGAACAGATCGCTCGCGCCGCTCATGGAAGAAGTGCGCGCACGCGTGGGCGACAGCCCCGTGTATCTGAGCTTCGATATCGACGGGCTCGACCCCGCATTCGCACCCGGAACCGGCACGCCCGAAGTGGGCGGATTGAGCGTACAGCAAGGCCTCGAAATCGTGCGCGGCATGAAGGGCCTCAACGTGGTGGGCGCGGATCTCGTCGAAGTTTCGCCGCCCTACGATCAAGCCGGGACAACCGCGCTCGTCGGCGCGAATCTCGCGTTCGAGATGCTCTGCGTGATGCCGGGCGTTCGCTATCGTTAA
- a CDS encoding aldehyde dehydrogenase family protein, giving the protein MLTQFENRSDDGSFMLPAATIAGTRYGASNRGAGNAIHNASTGKAIGWQEHADATQVDAAVRAAHATLDAWRNQTPASRGKVLRKIAELLEAARANLSAMQQQVSGKPPLEADTDVSDAIATFSYYADLCADASLFDAETLTLPDPGVTGERQYEAVGVAALIVPWNFPMVTTAWKIAPALAAGCTVVLKPSEFTSPVEHVLAGIMTDAGVPDGVVNLVNGGGEVGALLAAHPLIDKISFTGSTAVGRKVMQAAAQDMKRVTLELGGKSALIVRADADIEHAVALAVGGAFTNAGQMCSATSRIIVHDDVYRKFMAAFETAVRALVIAPPQTKNVSMGPLVSHAQRARVAALLEQGIRDGARVAFSGALDSACAEGFFMAPAVIAEPDAGNVLWTDEVFGPVACVKSFRTDDEAIALANDTRYGLVATVVTRDEDAAHRYRRALRAGLVWINTPQLIFPQVCWGGLGLSGIGRELGLAGLRSYQELRHSVAQRG; this is encoded by the coding sequence ATGCTGACTCAATTCGAAAACCGTTCCGACGACGGCTCATTCATGCTGCCTGCCGCGACGATCGCGGGCACGCGTTACGGCGCATCGAATCGCGGCGCGGGCAATGCGATTCACAACGCATCGACAGGCAAAGCGATCGGCTGGCAGGAACATGCCGATGCCACACAAGTGGATGCCGCCGTGCGCGCCGCGCATGCCACGCTCGATGCATGGCGCAACCAGACGCCTGCATCGCGCGGCAAGGTGCTGCGCAAGATCGCCGAGTTGCTCGAAGCCGCGCGCGCAAATCTCAGCGCGATGCAGCAGCAAGTAAGCGGCAAGCCTCCGCTCGAAGCAGACACCGATGTGAGCGATGCCATCGCCACATTCAGCTACTACGCGGACCTGTGCGCGGACGCATCGCTCTTCGACGCCGAGACGCTGACACTGCCCGACCCTGGCGTGACGGGCGAACGTCAATACGAAGCGGTCGGTGTTGCCGCGTTGATCGTGCCGTGGAATTTCCCGATGGTCACGACCGCTTGGAAGATCGCGCCCGCGCTAGCCGCAGGTTGCACGGTGGTGCTGAAACCGTCCGAGTTCACATCGCCGGTTGAGCATGTGCTGGCCGGGATCATGACGGACGCGGGCGTACCCGATGGCGTCGTGAACCTCGTGAACGGTGGCGGCGAAGTGGGCGCGCTGCTGGCGGCGCATCCGCTCATCGACAAGATTTCGTTCACGGGCAGCACGGCTGTCGGCCGCAAGGTCATGCAGGCGGCGGCGCAAGACATGAAGCGCGTCACGCTGGAACTCGGCGGCAAGTCCGCGCTGATCGTGCGGGCCGATGCGGACATCGAACACGCGGTCGCGCTCGCGGTGGGCGGCGCGTTCACGAACGCCGGGCAGATGTGTTCGGCGACGTCGCGCATCATCGTGCACGACGATGTCTATCGAAAGTTCATGGCCGCGTTCGAAACGGCCGTGCGCGCCCTCGTGATCGCGCCGCCGCAGACCAAGAATGTTTCGATGGGTCCGCTCGTCTCTCATGCGCAGCGCGCACGCGTGGCAGCGTTGCTCGAACAAGGCATACGCGATGGCGCGCGCGTCGCGTTCAGCGGTGCGCTCGATAGTGCCTGCGCGGAAGGCTTTTTTATGGCGCCTGCCGTCATCGCCGAGCCGGATGCGGGCAACGTGTTGTGGACCGACGAAGTGTTCGGGCCGGTAGCATGCGTGAAGTCGTTCCGCACCGACGACGAAGCCATCGCGCTCGCCAACGACACACGTTATGGACTCGTCGCGACGGTCGTCACACGCGATGAAGACGCTGCCCACCGATATCGTCGCGCGCTGCGTGCGGGCCTCGTGTGGATCAACACGCCGCAACTGATCTTCCCGCAAGTATGTTGGGGCGGACTGGGCCTGAGCGGCATCGGCCGCGAACTCGGTCTCGCCGGATTGCGCAGTTATCAGGAGTTGCGCCACAGCGTCGCGCAGCGCGGGTAA
- a CDS encoding LysR family transcriptional regulator — protein sequence MLKTTTFRQLRTLQTFARVGSISGAAEELHLTQPAVSLQISLLSEAAGTPLLRRVGREVQLTAAGEVMTRYANEILSLWTEAGEEVAALRGELGGTLRIGAITTAEYLVPPLLVRFTQERPGVKLQFRIGNRDEIVRMLATNEIDLAIMGRQPRELRTSAAAFAKHPMAFVAAPSHPLMRAKRLRLTDLESANLLVRERGSGTRVAIEGLFKEAGLKLHAASELSSNEAIKQLVEAGLGVAFLSLHACALEMQSGLLATLPVPATPIERAWHVVHMSERRLPQVANAFREFLIQSGAAVADMTAPPEKGKSRGGRTARKV from the coding sequence ATGTTAAAGACGACCACCTTCCGGCAGTTGCGGACCTTGCAGACCTTCGCTCGCGTGGGCAGCATCTCGGGAGCCGCCGAAGAACTGCATCTGACGCAGCCGGCGGTATCGCTGCAAATTTCGCTGTTGAGTGAGGCGGCGGGCACGCCGTTGCTGCGCCGTGTGGGCCGCGAAGTGCAACTGACCGCTGCGGGCGAAGTGATGACGCGCTACGCGAACGAGATCCTGAGCCTCTGGACCGAGGCGGGCGAAGAAGTGGCGGCGCTACGCGGAGAATTGGGCGGCACGCTGCGCATCGGCGCGATTACCACGGCGGAGTATCTCGTGCCGCCGCTGCTCGTGCGCTTCACGCAAGAGCGGCCCGGCGTGAAGCTGCAATTTCGCATCGGCAATCGCGATGAAATCGTGCGCATGCTTGCCACCAACGAGATCGATCTCGCGATCATGGGCCGGCAGCCGCGCGAGTTGCGCACGAGTGCCGCCGCCTTCGCCAAGCATCCGATGGCCTTCGTCGCCGCGCCCTCGCATCCTTTGATGCGCGCGAAGCGCCTTCGTCTGACCGATCTCGAATCGGCGAACCTGCTTGTGCGGGAGCGCGGTTCGGGCACGCGCGTCGCGATCGAGGGTCTCTTCAAGGAAGCGGGATTGAAGCTGCATGCGGCCTCGGAGCTATCGAGCAACGAAGCGATCAAGCAGCTTGTCGAGGCGGGCTTGGGCGTGGCGTTTCTGTCGCTGCATGCGTGCGCGCTGGAGATGCAGTCGGGGCTTCTGGCGACGCTGCCGGTGCCCGCCACGCCGATCGAACGCGCGTGGCATGTCGTGCATATGTCCGAGCGGCGTCTGCCGCAAGTTGCCAATGCGTTCCGCGAGTTTCTGATTCAGTCGGGCGCCGCTGTTGCCGACATGACCGCGCCGCCGGAGAAGGGCAAGTCGCGCGGCGGCCGCACGGCGCGCAAGGTCTGA
- a CDS encoding NAD(P)/FAD-dependent oxidoreductase, translating into MSKSFAQHPIDSCEHAPHRIVIVGGGAAGLELATRLGNGVGKRRRADVVLIDRYPTHFWKPLLHEVASGRIDASSHQIDYAAHAKWNHFRFEQGALSSIDRDRREIVIDGTSDIDGHALLPRRTLAFDTLVLALGSVTNFFSIPGAEQHALTLETVEQAETFRRRLLSSLLRSSHAQQATPGAARRPVSVTVIGGGATGVELAAALRGSAEMVRDYHLASLDPANDIRIRLLEGAPRVLPALPERISMRAQDVLAGLGVDVRLGCRVGSVGVDTVATSDGETLVSDITIWAAGVEGPPVLRRLNGLPLNRNGQVVVDAALQIESGSGIYAMGDCAACVASKGDALVPPRAQAAYQQAAYLADALTRRLDDRAVPPFSYRDQGTLISFGRAGAAGALMSELLRGPVFIEGWFAASCYRHLYRRHIMGLTGVKRAVMYAASQWLRERVRPTVKLN; encoded by the coding sequence ATGTCCAAGTCCTTTGCGCAGCATCCGATCGATTCGTGTGAACACGCGCCCCATCGTATTGTCATTGTCGGCGGCGGCGCGGCCGGACTGGAGCTGGCGACACGCCTCGGCAACGGCGTCGGCAAGCGGCGGCGGGCCGATGTCGTTCTGATCGATCGCTATCCGACGCACTTCTGGAAGCCGCTGCTGCACGAAGTCGCATCGGGTCGCATCGATGCATCGAGCCATCAGATCGACTACGCGGCACATGCCAAGTGGAATCACTTCCGCTTCGAGCAGGGCGCGCTTTCGAGCATCGATCGCGATCGCCGCGAGATCGTCATCGACGGGACGAGCGACATCGACGGTCATGCGCTGCTGCCGCGTAGAACGCTCGCATTCGATACGCTCGTGCTCGCGCTCGGCAGCGTCACTAATTTCTTCTCCATTCCGGGCGCGGAGCAGCACGCGCTGACGCTCGAAACCGTCGAGCAGGCCGAGACGTTCAGGCGGCGTCTGCTGTCGAGCCTGCTGCGCTCCAGTCACGCGCAACAAGCCACGCCCGGGGCTGCGAGGAGACCGGTGTCGGTGACGGTCATCGGCGGCGGCGCAACCGGCGTCGAGCTGGCGGCTGCGTTGCGCGGCTCGGCGGAGATGGTGCGCGACTATCATCTGGCTTCGCTTGACCCCGCCAACGACATCCGCATTCGTTTGCTCGAAGGTGCGCCGCGCGTCTTGCCCGCGCTGCCCGAACGTATCTCGATGCGCGCGCAGGACGTGCTTGCCGGGCTCGGTGTCGATGTGAGGCTCGGCTGCCGGGTCGGCTCGGTCGGCGTGGATACCGTTGCCACTTCAGATGGCGAGACGCTCGTGAGCGACATCACGATCTGGGCGGCCGGCGTGGAAGGACCGCCTGTGCTGCGCCGGCTGAACGGGCTGCCGCTGAACCGGAACGGCCAGGTCGTGGTCGATGCGGCGCTGCAAATCGAGTCCGGCTCCGGCATCTACGCGATGGGGGATTGCGCCGCGTGCGTCGCATCGAAGGGCGATGCGCTCGTGCCGCCGCGAGCGCAAGCGGCTTATCAGCAAGCCGCCTATCTCGCGGATGCACTTACGCGCCGTCTCGACGATCGCGCCGTGCCGCCCTTCTCCTACCGCGATCAAGGGACGCTGATTTCGTTCGGCCGTGCGGGTGCGGCGGGCGCGTTGATGAGCGAATTGCTGCGCGGCCCGGTCTTCATCGAAGGATGGTTTGCCGCTTCATGCTACCGGCATCTCTACCGCAGGCACATCATGGGTCTCACTGGCGTCAAGCGGGCCGTGATGTACGCGGCGAGCCAGTGGCTGCGCGAGCGCGTGCGGCCGACCGTGAAACTGAACTGA
- a CDS encoding IclR family transcriptional regulator: MKQESGVIGAERLLLVLTALASHGKAMSVKDMLGATGLAQSTLYRQVALLKRWGFVTEDAGFYAPGPISLQLALGFDINSMLVEASRDGMMQLSRTTQESVGLIVAVNDQVICLEMIESTHSLRCSFEKGRAVPLRAGASAKSLLAFMPDKARAETLERQFADDHAARAALETELDGIRARGYAVSDSEVDPGVWGVSAPVFRRASRSAGANASITLMAPSSRAIGREHQLADWTVRTANAISSRLQAV, translated from the coding sequence GTGAAACAGGAATCAGGTGTCATCGGCGCCGAGCGTCTGCTGCTCGTGCTGACCGCGCTCGCCAGCCACGGCAAAGCCATGTCCGTAAAGGACATGCTCGGCGCGACCGGTCTCGCGCAAAGCACGCTCTATCGACAAGTGGCGCTGCTCAAGCGCTGGGGCTTCGTCACCGAGGACGCCGGTTTCTACGCGCCCGGTCCCATCAGTCTCCAGCTCGCGCTCGGCTTCGACATCAATTCGATGCTGGTCGAAGCAAGCCGCGACGGCATGATGCAACTCTCGCGTACCACGCAGGAAAGCGTCGGGCTCATCGTCGCCGTGAACGATCAGGTGATCTGCCTCGAAATGATCGAGAGCACGCACTCGTTGCGCTGCTCGTTCGAAAAAGGCCGGGCCGTGCCGCTGCGCGCGGGTGCATCCGCGAAGTCGTTGCTGGCCTTCATGCCCGACAAGGCGCGTGCCGAAACGCTCGAACGCCAGTTCGCGGATGACCATGCCGCACGCGCCGCGCTCGAAACCGAACTGGACGGCATCCGCGCGCGCGGCTACGCGGTGAGCGACAGTGAAGTCGACCCGGGCGTGTGGGGCGTGAGTGCGCCCGTGTTCCGGCGCGCGTCGCGCAGCGCGGGCGCGAATGCATCGATCACGCTGATGGCGCCTTCCTCGCGCGCGATTGGCCGTGAACATCAACTCGCCGACTGGACCGTGCGCACCGCCAACGCCATTTCCTCCCGGCTGCAAGCCGTCTGA